From Nicotiana tabacum cultivar K326 chromosome 15, ASM71507v2, whole genome shotgun sequence, the proteins below share one genomic window:
- the LOC107816457 gene encoding uncharacterized protein LOC107816457: protein MQCSEETIASLFYNFSSSFLLFLLFSYFTSILLAKFFYFLGGNPFFWRNQDGYEFAEFSDDEEMEEENEYYHNDAHQSVEENYFVADIISEYQENDQFPDFEKETEETCSTTEEESIYSSVDSESIHTYDEVEVKEKIPRRDDDSDSCCYSEINQVGPTSSLLKELNTNNGLDLIDNNINNHGNCYREIIKDKKVMENNLCREENMFVNAPLISKLESKKLQFQEKEEEHEIFGDSCTVGSTSKSSTEWRSSIKDSTTEDPFSSSSRRSCPKWESYTIFQKYDEEMLFFDRISAQKLHETETLRSIQACPRSISDRIVHKLSTRNKKSSDYRHHINPFQELEAAYVAQVCLAWEALSWNYKYFQRIRASRNKESSDQGCPAYVAQQFQQFQVLLQRYVENEPYEHGKRPEIYAKMRGFAPKLLQVPEYRDSEEDKGQEDYCSRISSDSFLQIMKEAIKTFMNFLKADKENRCQILMAAFFKRNRRGSADATLLLLLKKVNQKKKSKVKDLRRSGKCMRNKRRLREEEEMGILMSLIDLKLVSRVLRMSEVNEEQLHWCENKMSKVKVSDRKLQRDSSPLFFPAH, encoded by the exons ATGCAATGTTCAGAAGAAACAATTGCTAGTTTGTTCTACAATTTCTCtagctcttttcttcttttcttactGTTCTCCTACTTCACTTCCATTTTACTTGCCAAATTCTTCTACTTCCTTGGTGGAAATCCATTTTTCTGGAG GAATCAAGATGGATATGAATTTGCTGAATTTTCTGACGATGAAGAAATGGAGGAAGAAAATGAGTATTACCATAATGATGCCCATCAGTCAGTGgaggaaaattattttgtagctGACATAATTAGTGAATATCAAGAAAATGATCAATTTCCTGATTTTGAGAAAGAAACAGAGGAAACTTGTAGTACTACTGAAGAAGAGTCTATTTATAGCTCAGTAGATTCAGAATCTATTCATACTTATGATGAAGTGGAAGTcaaagaaaagattccaagaagAGATGATGAttctgattcttgttgttatTCTGAAATCAACCAAGTTGGCCCCACATCATCTCTTCTCAAGGAATTAAACACAAATAATGGACTAGACTTGATCgataacaacatcaataatcatG GAAACTGTTACAGGGAAATCATTAAAGACAAGAAAGTGATGGAAAATAATTTGTGTCGAGAGGAAAATATGTTTGTTAATGCACCATTAATATCAAAGTTAGAGAGCAAGAAGTTGCAATttcaagaaaaggaagaagagcaTGAAATATTTGGAGATTCTTGTACTGTTGGTTCTACTTCTAAGAGTTCCACTGAATGGAGAAGCTCCATTAAAGACTCAACAACTGAAGatccattttcttcttcttcaaggagAAGTTGCCCTAAATGGGAGTCTTATACAATCTTCCAAAAATATGATGAGGAAATGCTGTTTTTTGATAGAATTAGTGCGCAAAAGCTACATGAAACAG AAACTTTAAGATCTATTCAAGCATGTCCAAGATCAATATCAGATAGGATTGTTCACAAGTTATCAACAAGGAACAAGAAATCTTCAGATTATCGACACCATATTAATCCATTTCAAGAACTGGAGGCAGCTTATGTAGCTCAGGTGTGCTTAGCATGGGAAGCTCTGAGTTGGAACTACAAATATTTCCAACGTATAAGAGCTTCACGTAATAAGGAATCATCGGACCAAGGTTGTCCTGCTTATGTTGCTCAGCAATTTCAACAGTTTCAAGTTCTTTTACAAAGATATGTTGAGAATGAACCCTATGAACATGGGAAAAGACCAGAGATTTATGCTAAGATGAGAGGCTTTGCTCCTAAGTTGCTTCAAGTTCCTGAATATCGAG attcggAGGAGGATAAAGGGCAGGAAGATTATTGTTCAAGAATATCTTCAGATTCATTTCTCCAGATAATGAAAGAAGCAATCAAAACATTTATGAATTTCCTTAAGGCAGACAAGGAGAATCGTTGCCAAATATTAATGGCAGCTTTCTTTAAAAGAAACAGAAGAGGTTCAGCTGATGCAACTCTCCTCCTCTTACTAAAGAAAGTCAACCAAAAG AAAAAATCAAAGGTGAAAGATCTACGACGATCGGGGAAGTGCATGAGGAATAAAAGAAGGCTAAGAGAAGAGGAAGAGATGGGAATATTAATGTCTTTAATAGACCTAAAACTAGTGTCAAGGGTATTGAGAATGAGTGAAGTGAATGAGGAACAGTTGCATTGGTGCGAAAACAAGATGAGCAAAGTGAAAGTTTCTGATAGGAAATTACAAAGAGATTCTTCACCACTTTTCTTTCCAGCTCACTGA